A genomic region of Longimicrobiaceae bacterium contains the following coding sequences:
- the recR gene encoding recombination mediator RecR has product MSVIDELTGELARLPGIGRKTALRLTFHLLKAPPEEAQRLSRAILAVRERVRACERCGNLTEHSPCAICTSPRREVSLVCVVEEASDVMAIERTGEFRGLYHVLGGRLSPLDGIGPSELTVAPLLARIGEGAVREVVLATNPSVEGEATAMYLHALLAPLGVRVTRIARGLPVGGDLEYADGVTIAEALNGRREL; this is encoded by the coding sequence TTGTCCGTCATCGACGAGCTCACGGGTGAGCTGGCGCGCCTGCCCGGCATCGGGCGGAAGACGGCGCTCCGGCTCACCTTTCATCTTCTCAAGGCCCCGCCCGAAGAGGCGCAGCGCCTCTCGCGCGCTATCCTGGCGGTGCGCGAGCGCGTGCGCGCGTGCGAGCGCTGCGGCAACCTCACCGAGCACAGCCCCTGCGCCATCTGCACCAGCCCGCGGCGCGAAGTCTCGCTCGTCTGCGTGGTCGAGGAAGCCTCGGACGTGATGGCGATCGAGCGCACGGGCGAGTTCCGCGGGCTCTACCACGTCCTTGGAGGGCGCCTCTCGCCGCTGGACGGCATCGGCCCGTCGGAGCTTACGGTGGCGCCGCTGCTGGCCCGCATCGGCGAGGGCGCCGTGCGCGAGGTGGTGCTCGCCACCAACCCCAGCGTGGAGGGCGAGGCCACGGCCATGTACCTGCACGCGCTGCTCGCGCCGCTGGGGGTGCGCGTCACCCGCATCGCGCGAGGGCTGCCGGTGGGCGGCGACCTGGAGTATGCCGACGGCGTGACAATTGCCGAGGCGCTGAACGGCCGGCGCGAGCTGTAG
- a CDS encoding YbaB/EbfC family nucleoid-associated protein produces MTNNLQQLLQMGQQVQARLSQMQTELGQKTVSVSSGGGMVTATADGRGKIRSLKIDPSVVAAGDVEMLEDLVLAAVSEAQTRAQQLYEDEMRKLSGGMPMPFPFPEL; encoded by the coding sequence ATGACGAACAACCTCCAGCAGCTTTTGCAGATGGGCCAGCAGGTGCAGGCCCGTCTTTCCCAGATGCAGACCGAGCTCGGCCAGAAGACCGTCTCGGTTTCCAGCGGCGGCGGCATGGTGACCGCCACCGCGGACGGCCGCGGCAAGATCCGCTCGCTCAAGATCGACCCGTCGGTGGTCGCCGCGGGCGACGTGGAGATGCTGGAGGACCTGGTCCTCGCCGCCGTCTCCGAGGCGCAGACCCGCGCGCAGCAGCTCTACGAAGACGAGATGCGCAAGCTGTCGGGCGGGATGCCCATGCCGTTCCCCTTCCCCGAGCTGTAG